In Alcaligenes faecalis, the sequence TTTTGACTGGACGTCGATTTTCAATTCGCTGGCTTGCAGGCTGACATCTCGATTCCATAGCCCAATTCCCAGTGCGAAATTATTGTCGCCTGCAATATTGGGAATGGTGGAGCCGGGGGGATTATCCCCAGTGCCGCTGACATTGATTTGGCTACCCGTACCCAGATTCAGATTGACGGCGCCGGTGGTATTGGGGTTGCTGAGCGCGCCTTGGGAAATACCGGCGGCCTTACCCGTTTCTTGTCGATTAACGGTGATATTGACGGCCTGGCCGATAACGTTCAGGGCAGACTGATCAGCGGCAATACCGTAGGAGCGTTTGGAGACGGGATCGCTGTCAATCCTGATGTTGACGCCATTTTTCAGATCAAAGCTGGACGGATTATTAGGGTCGGCATGCAGACTGTAAAAAGTGCCACTGGGCGTAATGTCTGTTGCCCGAATGGTGTCACTATTATTCAGGATCAGTGCAGAACCATCTCCGAGATGACTATTTAATACCGCCGCAAAGGCGGCTGGCGGGCATGTCAGCGCATGTAAACCTAAAATGCTTACCCAGATTGAAAGCGGGTGTTTCGGCCTTGCCATTGGACTCCCCCTGCAAGTTTATAAAAATATAGTGTTGCGACTAATTTTTTATGACTGCATTTATTTCCAACTGTGCAAATCCTAACATTTTTTATGTTTTTTTCTATTTTCGTGAATTTTTTAATCTTCTTTTGTGATTTTTAAATCAATTATCACTTTTGATTTTTTGTTATTTATTTTGATTTATTTCGAAAATCGTTATGAAATTTAGTGCTTTCCTCTATGGCGGGGCAAAAAAAAAGAGCAGCTCAAAAGCTGCTCTTGAAAATCTGCGCGGGGAAATTTGGCAGCCGGTTCAGGGGCCGCCCTTTGCGCAGACCAATGCTCAGACCATTTGGCGCTCGCGTGCCAAACGGCCGGCTTGTTGTGGAAATAAATCCAGGCCAGCGGTTGCCACCAGATCCCAGAAACCGGCGGGGGAACTGGACACGACGGTGACACCCAACTTGTCCTCGACCTGACGCACAGCTTCCAGCGATACCAGACCACCGCAAGACAGCAGCAAACCTTGTGCCTGACCGGGAGCCTGCTCCTGGGCGATGTCCCAGGTTTTCAGGCACAGATCGACCAGCTCTTGCGTGCTGATTTTTGCCATGGCCGTGACGTCATTGACGCCCAAACCATAGGCGCAGACGGCCTGAATCTGGTTCTGGGCCAGAAAGCGGACCAGACGCTGGTTTACGTCATCAATATAGGAGGACGCGACCGCCACCCGTTCAATGCCGCTGACACGCAGGCCGCGCAAGATGGCATGGCTCATGGTGGAGCATGGCAGGCCCGTGGATTCACGCAGGCGGGCCACCAGTTCCTCGTTAAAGTCCGAGCCACGGTAAAAGCTCAGCGAGGTACCCATCAGGGACACGGCCTGGGCACCCCGGGCGGCCAGTTTCCGGGCGGCTTCCACCACCTGGTCGATGACCTGGTCATAGCCTTCCTTGTCCACCGAACTTAGGGCCAGACCTTGGGCGATGAAGTCAATTTCCGGGTACATTTCCGGGCCTTCCGGAGGCACCAGACCGGCGGCGGGAGGCACGATCAAGCCCAGAACGGGGCGCTGGGCGCCAGAGTTGTCAGTCGTCATAACAGTAGCTGCTTATTTCATTGTTTAAAGTCGAGTTGGGCGGTCTTGATGACGTTGGCCCAGCGTTCTGTTTCTTCACCCAGCCATTTTTCGGTGGCCTGGGCATCCTGATAGCCCGCTACCGAACCCTGGGCCAGGAAGGCCTCCTGCACCTGTTTTTGCTGCATGCTGTTTTCCAGCGCCTTGCTGACGGTGGCGATCAGGGCTGGGTCCACGTTTTGTGGGGCCAGCATGAATAGCGACGGTGTCACGCTATAGCCGGGCAGTGTTTCCGAGACGCTGGGCAGGTCGGGCATGCCGGGGAAGCGGCGCTCGGACAAGGTGGCCAGCAAGCGGATGCGGCCGGAGTTGGCCAGGCCAATCGAAGAGGCCAGGCTGGCAAAGGACATGGACACTTCACCTGCAGCCAGAGCCTGGCTGGCCGGTGCGCCACCGCGATACGGTACGTGAACCAGCTCGGTTTTGGTCTGCAAGGCAAACAGCTCGCCACCCAGATGGTGCACCGAGCCTACGCCCACCGAGGCAAAGGTTTCGGTTTGAGGAGGCGCCTTGCGGATGGCTTCGATCAATTCGGCCACGGTTTTGACAGGGCTGTCACCCGGAACGGCCAGAGCCAGATCAGACTGGCCCACCATGCCGATAGGGGCGAAGTCACGCTGCAAGTCGTAGCGCAGCGCCGGGTAAATATAAGGGGCGACCAGCAAGGAGGTATCGGCAAACAGCAGCGTGTTGCCATCGGCCTGGGATTTGGACACGTAGTCGGCCGAAATGGTGCCGCCTGCGCCGGATTTGTTTTCCACAATCACGGTGCGGTCCAGCTCTTTGCTCAAGGCCTGGGCGGTGACGCGGGCCAGGGTGTCGACCCCGCCGCCGGGCGCAAAACCCACGACCAGGCGAATGGGTTCGGCAGCGTGTAGGGCGGCCACAGGGCTTAATGTCAGGGCGAGCGCAGCCAGCGCACGCCGTGTGAAACGGCTTGCAAACATGAGAAAGTCTCCTCGGTATGAGTGGTAGTTTTTTAGCTAATTATTAATTCAGTGCCGCATATAAAACCCGGCTAAAGGGTTGAGCTGGGCATTTAGCCAGCTATAGCGCTCGCGCTTGTCGAACTCCCATTTCTCGGGATGGGCTTGGGCGACACGGCGCAGGGATTCGGCCCCGGACAGCACATGGCTGGCCGCTGCCTGCATGGCGCTGGGGCCGTCGCGCTGGGCCAGGGCCTGGGTCAGTGCCTGATGTTCATGCCAGGACTGCTCCATGCGGTTTTCCTGATCCAGATGGCGGTGGCGGTAAGGGTTGGTCAGACGGCGCAGGTGTTCAATTTGCTGCACCATGAAGGTATTGCCGGCAATGCTGTGAATCAGGGCGTGCAGTTCGGCGTTGTACGTGGCGTAGTCAGCCAGGCTTTTTTCCTGCAGGGCCTTGGCACCACGCTTTTGCAAACGCTCCAGTTCGCGAATCTGGGCATTGCTGATGCGGTAGGCCGCCAGCTGGGTACAGGCGCCTTCCAGCAAGGCCAGGGTTTCCAGCATTTCTTCCAGCTCTTCAATCGTGTGCTGGGTGACAAAAATCCCGGCACGCGGGGCGATGCGCA encodes:
- a CDS encoding arylmalonate decarboxylase codes for the protein MTTDNSGAQRPVLGLIVPPAAGLVPPEGPEMYPEIDFIAQGLALSSVDKEGYDQVIDQVVEAARKLAARGAQAVSLMGTSLSFYRGSDFNEELVARLRESTGLPCSTMSHAILRGLRVSGIERVAVASSYIDDVNQRLVRFLAQNQIQAVCAYGLGVNDVTAMAKISTQELVDLCLKTWDIAQEQAPGQAQGLLLSCGGLVSLEAVRQVEDKLGVTVVSSSPAGFWDLVATAGLDLFPQQAGRLARERQMV
- a CDS encoding GntR family transcriptional regulator, translating into MTLSNTDRVRIELEHRIASGDLPPGSAIDESLLCTFFRVSRTPVREALLQLAATGQVRIAPRAGIFVTQHTIEELEEMLETLALLEGACTQLAAYRISNAQIRELERLQKRGAKALQEKSLADYATYNAELHALIHSIAGNTFMVQQIEHLRRLTNPYRHRHLDQENRMEQSWHEHQALTQALAQRDGPSAMQAAASHVLSGAESLRRVAQAHPEKWEFDKRERYSWLNAQLNPLAGFYMRH
- a CDS encoding Bug family tripartite tricarboxylate transporter substrate binding protein → MFASRFTRRALAALALTLSPVAALHAAEPIRLVVGFAPGGGVDTLARVTAQALSKELDRTVIVENKSGAGGTISADYVSKSQADGNTLLFADTSLLVAPYIYPALRYDLQRDFAPIGMVGQSDLALAVPGDSPVKTVAELIEAIRKAPPQTETFASVGVGSVHHLGGELFALQTKTELVHVPYRGGAPASQALAAGEVSMSFASLASSIGLANSGRIRLLATLSERRFPGMPDLPSVSETLPGYSVTPSLFMLAPQNVDPALIATVSKALENSMQQKQVQEAFLAQGSVAGYQDAQATEKWLGEETERWANVIKTAQLDFKQ